The following proteins are encoded in a genomic region of Magnolia sinica isolate HGM2019 chromosome 1, MsV1, whole genome shotgun sequence:
- the LOC131235073 gene encoding putative glucan endo-1,3-beta-glucosidase GVI gives MERLISMRGLLLVSVVGFAILNTWAAEAQSVGVNYGMLGDNLPTPDKVVALLKSKNIKMVRLFDPNPDALKALQSSGIDVVLGTFNEDLQRLGSDAAFAATWVSTNVVPHANAIHFRYVTAGNEVIPGDLAVNVLPAMKNLDAALKAANLEIPVSTVVATQVLGASFPPSQGVFSDDAGVHMVPIVKYLEANKAPLLVNVYPYFAHASDPKNVRLDYALFTAVDPVVTDGTVRYFNLYDSIIDAAYSALEKAGGPSVEIVVAESGWPSSGNGDIATIANAQTYINNMITHLSGTPKRPGKAIESYIFSIFNENQKPVGTEQNFGLYYPNMTQVYNVNFSS, from the coding sequence ATGGAGAGGTTGATTTCCATGAGAGGTTTGCTTTTGGTCAGTGTTGTGGGATTTGCAATTCTCAACACCTGGGCAGCAGAAGCACAAAGTGTTGGTGTGAACTATGGAATGTTGGGTGATAACCTTCCAACCCCAGACAAGGTGGTCGCCCTTCTCAAGTCCAAGAATATCAAGATGGTCCGGCTTTTCGACCCAAATCCTGATGCACTTAAGGCTCTACAAAGTTCGGGAATCGACGTCGTCCTAGGGACCTTCAACGAGGATCTCCAAAGACTTGGCAGTGATGCGGCCTTCGCCGCAACTTGGGTCAGCACCAATGTGGTTCCACATGCTAATGCGATCCACTTCCGATATGTGACCGCTGGCAATGAGGTAATTCCCGGCGATCTAGCTGTAAACGTGCTCCCAGCTATGAAGAACCTTGACGCGGCCTTAAAAGCTGCCAACCTGGAGATCCCTGTCAGCACAGTAGTTGCTACCCAAGTTCTTGGAGCATCATTCCCTCCATCTCAAGGTGTATTTTCTGATGATGCTGGTGTCCACATGGTCCCTATTGTAAAATACTTGGAAGCCAACAAGGCACCACTCCTTGTCAATGTGTACCCATATTTCGCCCATGCAAGTGACCCCAAGAACGTTCGTCTAGACTACGCGCTCTTCACCGCTGTCGATCCGGTCGTGACCGATGGTACTGTCAGATATTTCAACCTCTACGATTCAATCATCGATGCGGCGTACTCGGCACTTGAGAAGGCAGGCGGGCCATCAGTTGAGATTGTGGTTGCAGAGAGTGGATGGCCATCTTCCGGTAATGGCGACATCGCGACGATTGCGAATGCACAGACCTACATCAACAATATGATCACACACTTGAGTGGGACACCAAAGAGGCCTGGAAAGGCCATTGAGTCCTACATATTTTCCATTTTCAATGAGAatcaaaagcctgttggaactgaGCAGAACTTCGGGTTGTATTACCCCAACATGACTCAGGTCTACAATGTTAATTTTTCTTCTTAG